One Aegilops tauschii subsp. strangulata cultivar AL8/78 chromosome 7, Aet v6.0, whole genome shotgun sequence genomic window carries:
- the LOC109744679 gene encoding serine/arginine-rich splicing factor RSZ21A → MARVYVGSLDPAVTARELEDEFRVFGVLRSVWVARKPPGFAFVDFDDRRDAQDAIKDLDGKNGWRVELSRNASSGRGGRDRSGGSEMKCYECGESGHFARECRLRIGSGGLGSGRRRSRSRSRSRSRSPRYRRSPSYSRRSYSRSPRRRSVSPARGRSVSRSPVRGRDESPAYGNGYRRSRS, encoded by the exons ATGGCGCGCGTGTACGTCGGGAGCCTGGACCCTGCTGTGACGGCCCGGGAGCTCGAGGACGAGTTCCGCGTGTTCGGGGTTCTCCGGAG TGTATGGGTTGCAAGGAAGCCACCTGGTTTTGCATTTGTTGATTTTGATGACAGGAGGGATGCTCAGGATGCAATTAAAGATTTAGATG GCAAGAATGGTTGGAGAGTTGAGTTGTCTCGTAATGCCAGCAGTGGCCGTGGTGGTCGTGATCGATCTGGTGGATCTGAGATGAAGTGTTATGAGTGTGGTGAGTCTGGTCACTTTGCCCGTGAATGCCGTCTGAGGATTGGTTCTGGGGGCCTAGGCAGTGGAAGGCGTCGCAGCAGGAGTCGAAGCCGTAGCCGCAGTCGGAGCCCTAGATACCGCAGGAGTCCAAGCTATAGCAGAAG AAGCTACAGCCGCTCTCCAAGGCGTCGTAGTGTGTCACCGGCTCGTGGGCGCAGTGTGAGCAGGTCACCAGTCCGTGGACGTGATGAATCTCCCGCCTATGGCAACGG GTATCGCCGCAGCAGGAGCTAG